The Roseovarius indicus genome has a segment encoding these proteins:
- a CDS encoding DUF2269 family protein yields MSVDPYLLAKWLHILSSTVLFGTGIGTAFQMVWAMRTGRIETIYSVASGVVVADWLFTLPAGIVQPLTGLWLVHLAGYGVAEPWLLVTYGLYLLALAAWVPVVQLQIRIRDMAGVALQNGDGLPEAARRAYRIWFVLGWPAFVALVGVFWLMIAKPPLW; encoded by the coding sequence CATCCTGAGTTCCACCGTGCTGTTCGGAACAGGGATCGGCACGGCGTTCCAGATGGTCTGGGCGATGCGGACCGGGCGGATCGAGACGATCTACTCGGTGGCGTCGGGCGTGGTGGTGGCGGACTGGCTGTTTACCCTGCCCGCCGGGATCGTGCAGCCGCTTACCGGGCTTTGGCTGGTGCACCTGGCCGGGTATGGAGTGGCTGAGCCCTGGCTTCTGGTGACCTATGGGCTCTACCTGCTGGCGCTGGCTGCGTGGGTGCCGGTGGTTCAGTTGCAGATCAGGATACGCGACATGGCCGGGGTGGCGCTGCAGAACGGAGACGGGCTGCCAGAGGCGGCGCGGCGAGCCTATCGCATCTGGTTCGTGCTGGGGTGGCCGGCCTTCGTGGCCCTAGTGGGCGTGTTCTGGTTGATGATCGCAAAGCCGCCGCTTTGGTAG